Proteins encoded within one genomic window of Clostridia bacterium:
- a CDS encoding Cof-type HAD-IIB family hydrolase encodes MNYKMIVLDLDGTLLDDNKSITPKNKQVLNTLYKKGIKIVIATGRTFMAAKYLVKDLGFDVIIFSNNGNLVRHSSNNNKIFHRYIDSNLFYQLLGDAKKADLYPILHVDHFEENIDVLFEKNKIDNYYNSYTLNPKARYKVIDSFYHYKNPRILLMLFLGSLDSLKSFQAKISIKYNDKFKSHIITSLTKIGPVLEIMSPYGSKWNSIKEYARTINITPDEIIAIGDDNNDLEMIVNAGLGIAMKNATKPLLSSAKKISAYTNNQDGVAHVLKEIYF; translated from the coding sequence ATGAACTACAAAATGATTGTACTGGACCTGGACGGGACTTTGCTGGATGATAACAAAAGTATTACGCCCAAAAACAAACAAGTTTTAAATACACTTTATAAAAAAGGAATAAAAATAGTAATAGCAACCGGTAGGACTTTCATGGCTGCAAAATATTTAGTTAAAGATTTAGGATTTGATGTGATCATATTCTCAAATAATGGAAACCTTGTCCGTCATTCCTCAAACAACAATAAAATATTTCACAGATACATTGACAGTAACCTATTTTATCAATTATTGGGCGATGCAAAAAAAGCTGATTTATATCCAATATTACACGTGGATCATTTTGAGGAAAATATAGATGTATTATTTGAGAAAAATAAAATAGATAATTATTATAACTCTTATACATTGAACCCAAAAGCAAGATATAAAGTAATAGATAGTTTTTATCACTATAAAAATCCAAGAATACTGCTTATGCTGTTTTTAGGCAGCCTGGATTCACTTAAAAGCTTCCAGGCAAAAATAAGCATCAAATATAATGATAAATTCAAATCTCACATAATAACATCCCTGACCAAAATAGGTCCTGTATTGGAAATCATGAGTCCCTACGGATCAAAATGGAATTCTATCAAAGAATATGCCAGGACCATAAATATAACACCAGATGAGATTATCGCAATAGGTGACGATAACAACGATTTGGAGATGATCGTCAATGCAGGATTAGGCATTGCAATGAAAAATGCCACTAAACCACTGCTCTCCTCGGCAAAAAAAATCTCCGCCTACACAAATAATCAAGACGGAGTAGCTCATGTGCTTAAAGAAATATATTTTTAA
- a CDS encoding class II fructose-bisphosphate aldolase, with protein MALATLKEVLDKADRDGYAVGMFGIFNLEMVYGVIQAAEQTGSPVILGFGEAHMQHANIEDIALLMRKAAQRASIPVVVHFDHGITYDNVVKAIKSGFTSVMIDASPYKLQENIEITREIVKIADALGVSVEAELGHVGGLEAMYQVEYGASQELYTKVQDAAKFVDETGVDALAVAVGTAHGTYKYKPSLDLKRIQDIKKAVNIPLVLHGGSGLSEGEFKSAIKNGIRKINIFTSLSEAGCIAAENTDTKDRQAGYLNICSRTVELIKQTAIKHMQVFGSTNRV; from the coding sequence GTGGCACTTGCAACTTTGAAGGAAGTACTTGATAAGGCGGATCGGGATGGATATGCAGTAGGTATGTTTGGTATATTTAATTTAGAGATGGTATACGGAGTGATACAAGCTGCTGAGCAAACAGGTTCTCCTGTAATATTGGGATTTGGAGAGGCGCATATGCAACATGCGAATATAGAGGATATAGCTTTATTGATGAGGAAGGCTGCACAAAGGGCCAGCATTCCTGTCGTGGTGCACTTTGACCATGGAATTACATATGACAATGTGGTAAAAGCAATAAAAAGTGGATTCACTTCGGTAATGATAGATGCATCACCCTATAAACTCCAGGAAAATATAGAAATAACTCGGGAAATAGTAAAGATAGCTGATGCATTAGGGGTATCTGTTGAAGCGGAACTAGGGCATGTTGGGGGTCTAGAGGCTATGTATCAAGTAGAATATGGGGCCAGCCAAGAATTATATACAAAAGTACAAGATGCTGCTAAGTTTGTAGATGAGACCGGAGTGGACGCATTGGCAGTAGCGGTGGGGACAGCACATGGTACATACAAATATAAGCCCAGTCTTGATCTGAAGAGGATTCAGGATATTAAGAAAGCCGTAAATATTCCTCTGGTATTGCACGGCGGATCTGGTTTAAGCGAAGGGGAGTTTAAATCAGCCATAAAAAATGGGATAAGAAAGATAAATATATTTACTTCTCTATCGGAAGCAGGATGTATAGCAGCAGAGAATACTGATACCAAGGATAGGCAAGCAGGATATTTAAATATCTGTTCAAGGACTGTAGAGTTGATAAAGCAAACTGCTATCAAGCATATGCAGGTGTTTGGCAGCACAAACAGGGTTTAG